From a region of the Pirellulales bacterium genome:
- a CDS encoding MaoC family dehydratase: protein MPPRVIDGIEELKSLVGKPLGTSDWFEVTQERVNHFADGTGDHQWIHCDPERAARESPYGTTVAHGFFTLSLSPVLAQQIYAVKGLKLVLNYGLNRVRFPGPVKVGSKVRMSCDLLDLKITEHGVQATTKNVFEVAGEEKPVCVAESVVRMFF, encoded by the coding sequence ATGCCGCCACGCGTGATCGACGGAATCGAAGAGTTGAAATCTTTGGTGGGCAAGCCGCTGGGAACGAGTGACTGGTTCGAAGTAACGCAGGAACGCGTCAATCATTTCGCGGATGGAACGGGCGACCATCAGTGGATTCATTGCGACCCGGAGCGGGCTGCGCGCGAATCTCCTTATGGAACGACCGTCGCCCATGGATTTTTCACGCTGTCGCTTAGCCCGGTGCTGGCACAGCAGATTTACGCGGTAAAGGGGCTGAAGTTGGTGCTCAATTACGGCCTGAACCGTGTCCGCTTCCCCGGACCGGTTAAAGTCGGCTCGAAGGTACGCATGTCGTGCGATTTGCTGGACTTGAAAATCACGGAGCATGGAGTCCAGGCCACGACCAAGAACGTGTTCGAAGTCGCCGGGGAGGAGAAGCCCGTGTGCGTGGCCGAATCGGTCGTGCGCATGTTCTTTTAG
- a CDS encoding alpha/beta fold hydrolase: protein MSSRGALLHDSTRSRARRLPLRFALLLAALLPLGCATTRYVEVRTVPRSPLVDRLKLTSYNGPQPTERTMQILRQYDLTRDLKNQDPRVVVNKLQAIAGRAPSAEKLYSLAELNYLGAKKIEVRDQGAALDLYGAAAANAYLYLFDERFASTRNTYDPEFRGACDVYNGALESAMRIVRGRGGLLPGHTHKIESDTQEWNVAVVIHGGRWLPDDFDRFEFVSDYEIRGLANHFHSYGLGVPLIAIRKNHLPERPDAQFFPPQLSFPVSALLRVLPDVGSPTEGGKTQHHCVLELYDPLVSSEIVLGGRRVPLETDLSTPLAYLLNDPRLEEAATDGLLHPDRSQQTRGLQMLEPYEAGKIPVLMVHGLWSSPITWMEMFNDLRSNAEIRKNYQFWFYEYPSGEPFWVSAARLRRDLAKVREVLDPRHGDPALDQMVLVGHSMGGLLAKLQTVDSGDEFWRTVSDHPLQELKVPPTDRDQLAQEFYFHPNPSIRRVITIATPHRGSKFANSTAQWLAARLITMPEQIVKGRQDLYRENPGKLRDPSPVEVTTSIQSLAPDDPIFPVMLAAPRPAWVKYHNIVGEVPDQGIVGRIAEGTDGVVSVDSAHCEQVESEIKVEADHLTVHRHPLSVLEVQRILLLHLDELRSFPHAPPPRLQTVLVPGQGVPMPMAAPARR from the coding sequence ATGTCTTCACGCGGTGCACTCCTCCACGATTCGACGCGTTCCCGCGCGCGGCGGCTGCCGCTGCGCTTCGCGCTGTTGCTCGCGGCACTCTTGCCGTTGGGCTGCGCAACGACGCGCTACGTCGAGGTGAGAACGGTTCCGCGCAGCCCCTTGGTCGATCGGCTCAAGCTGACGTCATACAACGGGCCTCAGCCAACCGAGCGCACGATGCAGATTCTGCGGCAATATGACCTGACGCGCGACTTGAAGAACCAGGACCCGCGCGTGGTGGTCAATAAGCTCCAGGCGATCGCCGGCCGCGCCCCCTCGGCCGAAAAGCTTTATTCGCTGGCCGAGTTGAACTACCTGGGCGCCAAAAAGATCGAAGTTCGCGACCAGGGCGCGGCGCTCGACCTCTACGGCGCCGCGGCCGCCAACGCCTATTTGTATCTATTCGACGAGCGCTTCGCTTCCACGCGCAACACTTACGATCCCGAATTCCGCGGAGCTTGCGACGTTTATAACGGTGCCTTGGAAAGCGCCATGCGCATCGTGCGCGGCCGCGGAGGCCTGCTGCCGGGCCACACGCACAAGATCGAGTCGGACACGCAGGAATGGAACGTCGCGGTCGTCATCCACGGCGGCCGCTGGCTCCCGGACGATTTTGACCGCTTCGAATTCGTTTCCGACTACGAAATCCGCGGACTGGCCAATCACTTCCACAGCTACGGGCTGGGGGTGCCGCTCATTGCGATTCGCAAGAACCACCTGCCCGAGCGGCCCGACGCCCAGTTCTTTCCGCCGCAGCTGAGCTTTCCGGTTAGCGCCCTGTTGCGCGTGTTGCCGGACGTCGGCTCGCCGACCGAAGGGGGCAAGACGCAGCATCATTGCGTGCTGGAACTCTACGACCCCTTGGTATCGAGCGAGATCGTGCTGGGCGGGCGGCGCGTGCCGCTGGAAACCGATCTCAGCACGCCGCTGGCTTACCTGCTCAACGATCCGCGCCTCGAAGAGGCGGCGACCGATGGCCTGCTGCACCCCGATCGATCGCAGCAGACGCGCGGCCTGCAAATGCTCGAACCGTACGAGGCGGGCAAGATCCCGGTGCTGATGGTGCATGGGCTCTGGTCGAGCCCGATCACATGGATGGAAATGTTCAACGACCTGCGCAGCAACGCGGAGATTCGCAAAAACTACCAGTTCTGGTTCTACGAGTATCCCAGCGGCGAGCCGTTCTGGGTCAGCGCCGCGCGACTGCGCCGCGACCTGGCCAAAGTCCGCGAAGTGCTCGACCCGCGCCACGGCGATCCCGCGCTCGACCAGATGGTACTGGTCGGGCACAGCATGGGGGGGCTGCTGGCGAAATTGCAGACGGTCGACAGCGGCGACGAATTCTGGCGCACGGTCAGCGACCATCCGCTCCAGGAGTTGAAAGTTCCGCCGACGGATCGCGACCAGTTGGCGCAGGAATTCTACTTTCATCCGAATCCGTCGATCCGTCGTGTCATCACGATCGCCACGCCGCATCGCGGCAGCAAGTTCGCCAACAGTACCGCGCAATGGCTCGCCGCGCGGCTGATCACGATGCCCGAGCAAATCGTCAAAGGACGGCAGGACCTGTATCGCGAGAACCCGGGCAAGCTGCGCGATCCTTCGCCGGTGGAAGTGACCACGAGCATTCAGTCGCTGGCGCCGGACGATCCGATCTTTCCTGTCATGCTCGCGGCCCCGCGCCCCGCGTGGGTGAAGTACCACAACATCGTGGGCGAAGTGCCCGATCAGGGCATCGTGGGCCGCATCGCCGAAGGGACCGACGGCGTGGTCTCGGTCGACAGCGCCCACTGCGAGCAAGTCGAAAGCGAGATCAAGGTCGAGGCCGACCATCTGACCGTACACCGGCATCCGCTGAGCGTGCTGGAGGTGCAACGCATTCTGCTTTTGCACTTGGACGAGCTGCGCAGTTTTCCGCACGCACCGCCACCCCGGTTGCAAACGGTTCTGGTGCCAGGCCAGGGGGTGCCCATGCCGATGGCCGCGCCCGCGCGTCGCTGA
- a CDS encoding PPK2 family polyphosphate kinase, translating to MAQPLTVKPGKKIDLADFDPAFHDGLDKEQAALETEKNIEVVDDLCYRLYAEGKRSLLIVLQGMDTAGKDGLIRKVLSGVDPVNVRVAAFKRPTAEELGHDFLWRIHKVTPRHGEVVIFNRSHYEDVLAPRVHQLVAEAVWKSRYDRINDFEQLLVESNTTIVKMFLHLSRNEQGRRLQARLENPQKRWKFERGDLVERKLWDDYQSAYSDLLTRCNSEQAPWHIVPADHRWYRDHVASRILRSALEKLDPQLPEEEPGLDDVVIE from the coding sequence ATGGCACAACCCCTGACGGTCAAGCCTGGCAAGAAGATCGATCTGGCGGATTTCGATCCGGCCTTTCACGACGGCCTCGATAAAGAGCAGGCCGCGCTCGAAACCGAAAAGAATATCGAGGTCGTCGACGACCTGTGCTACCGGCTGTATGCCGAAGGCAAGCGCTCCCTGCTGATCGTGCTGCAAGGGATGGACACCGCCGGTAAGGACGGGCTGATCCGCAAGGTGCTCTCGGGCGTCGACCCGGTGAATGTCCGTGTCGCGGCTTTCAAGCGCCCCACGGCCGAAGAGCTGGGCCACGATTTCCTGTGGCGTATTCATAAGGTCACGCCGCGACATGGCGAAGTTGTGATCTTCAATCGCTCGCATTACGAGGATGTGCTGGCGCCACGCGTCCACCAGTTGGTTGCCGAGGCGGTGTGGAAAAGCCGGTACGACCGCATCAACGATTTCGAGCAATTGCTCGTCGAATCGAATACGACGATCGTCAAGATGTTCCTGCACCTCAGCCGAAACGAACAGGGCCGCCGGCTGCAGGCCCGGCTCGAGAATCCGCAGAAGCGCTGGAAGTTCGAGCGCGGCGATCTGGTCGAGCGCAAATTGTGGGACGACTATCAAAGCGCCTATTCCGACTTGCTCACCAGGTGCAATTCCGAACAAGCACCGTGGCACATCGTACCGGCTGATCACAGATGGTATCGAGACCATGTAGCCAGCCGCATCCTGCGCAGCGCGCTTGAGAAGCTCGATCCGCAGCTTCCCGAAGAAGAACCAGGGCTCGATGACGTGGTCATCGAGTAG
- a CDS encoding VWA domain-containing protein: protein MRNWLQSVPIERDGISWAASLCVHLSLLVGLALAWQHLPSKESGVVLSSLDAAEAAADLQEVQYSEATGTSEEVGSNGLQGTSMALATAPNLADVARIETGHMEASDIGQADIPVIADLSSAPNLNERLAVAGDAGVGVKGAEGAVDRITQEILVSLDERPTLVVWLLDQSESMRAQRNAIEQRFDHIYKELNIIQSRGADQFIKHGSEPLLTAIVAFGQEISFRLKSPTDNLEQIKSAIREIPVDESGIELTFTAVTEAARKYQKFRTGNPRRNVMLIVVTDEAGNDEDRQEGAIDICKRYAMPVYVIGVPAPFGQRQAFVHYVDPDPQYAARDLPVDQGPESAMPENVQLGFSGRDFDPLAAIDSGFGPYGLTRLSVATHGIYFAVHPNRPSGEGKAKGTADMAARMNQFFDPSIMRNYLPDYVAPRQYEQLLKENGARAALVKAAQSSMVEAMDRPRLMFPKRSEAGLKQELDIAQRSAAIVEPRLQDLYGILKLGEKDRAKLTGARWQAGYDLAMGRVLAMMVRTSAYNTMLAKAKGGMKFEKDDSDTWVLTPADEVTATSALEKMATQSREYLTRVREQHPGTPWAYLADRELKEPLGWKWTEKHVGYDEPRKNNGGGGGGNPNDRLRKLEKPKPVRENVKL from the coding sequence GTGCGAAATTGGCTCCAATCCGTCCCCATCGAACGGGACGGCATCTCCTGGGCTGCCAGCCTCTGTGTGCATCTTTCGCTGCTGGTAGGGCTGGCGCTCGCCTGGCAACATCTCCCCAGCAAAGAGTCGGGCGTTGTCCTCTCGTCGCTCGACGCCGCCGAAGCCGCGGCGGACCTGCAAGAGGTGCAGTACAGCGAAGCGACAGGCACGAGCGAGGAAGTCGGTAGCAACGGACTGCAAGGCACGTCCATGGCCTTGGCCACGGCGCCCAACCTGGCAGACGTGGCACGCATCGAAACCGGCCACATGGAAGCGTCAGACATCGGCCAGGCCGATATCCCGGTAATCGCCGACCTCTCGTCGGCACCTAATCTCAACGAACGTCTGGCCGTGGCCGGCGACGCCGGCGTAGGCGTCAAGGGCGCCGAGGGGGCCGTCGATCGCATCACCCAGGAAATTCTCGTCTCGCTCGACGAGCGCCCCACGCTGGTCGTCTGGCTCTTGGATCAGTCGGAAAGCATGCGAGCGCAGCGCAACGCCATCGAGCAGCGCTTCGATCACATCTATAAAGAGCTGAACATCATCCAGTCGCGCGGCGCCGATCAATTCATCAAGCACGGCAGCGAACCGCTGTTGACCGCTATCGTTGCCTTTGGCCAGGAAATCAGCTTCCGCCTCAAATCCCCGACCGACAATCTGGAACAGATCAAAAGCGCGATTCGCGAAATCCCGGTCGACGAAAGCGGCATCGAGCTGACCTTTACGGCCGTGACCGAGGCGGCCCGCAAGTATCAGAAGTTTCGCACCGGCAACCCGCGGCGCAACGTCATGCTGATCGTCGTCACGGACGAAGCCGGCAATGACGAAGACCGCCAGGAAGGGGCCATTGATATCTGCAAGCGGTACGCCATGCCGGTCTACGTGATCGGCGTGCCCGCCCCGTTCGGTCAGCGGCAGGCCTTCGTGCATTACGTCGATCCCGACCCGCAATATGCCGCGCGGGATTTGCCGGTAGATCAGGGCCCGGAATCGGCCATGCCGGAAAACGTGCAACTCGGTTTCTCGGGCCGTGACTTTGATCCACTCGCGGCGATCGACTCGGGCTTTGGTCCTTATGGCCTGACGCGGCTGTCCGTGGCCACGCATGGCATCTACTTCGCCGTGCATCCGAACCGGCCTTCCGGCGAGGGAAAGGCGAAGGGCACCGCCGATATGGCCGCGCGAATGAACCAGTTCTTCGATCCCTCGATCATGCGCAATTACTTGCCCGACTACGTTGCCCCCCGGCAGTACGAACAACTGTTGAAGGAGAACGGGGCGCGGGCGGCCCTGGTGAAGGCGGCGCAGAGTTCGATGGTCGAGGCGATGGACCGGCCGCGATTGATGTTCCCCAAACGGAGCGAAGCCGGCCTGAAGCAAGAGTTGGACATCGCCCAGCGCTCGGCCGCCATCGTCGAGCCACGGTTGCAAGACTTGTACGGCATTCTGAAGCTGGGCGAGAAGGATCGCGCGAAGTTGACCGGCGCGCGCTGGCAAGCCGGCTACGACCTGGCCATGGGGCGCGTGCTGGCCATGATGGTCCGCACCTCGGCCTACAACACGATGCTGGCCAAGGCCAAGGGCGGGATGAAGTTCGAAAAAGACGACAGCGACACATGGGTGCTCACGCCGGCCGACGAAGTCACGGCCACCAGCGCGTTGGAGAAAATGGCCACCCAATCGCGCGAATATCTAACCCGCGTCCGCGAGCAGCATCCCGGCACGCCCTGGGCCTATCTGGCCGATCGCGAGCTTAAGGAGCCCCTGGGCTGGAAATGGACCGAGAAGCACGTCGGCTATGACGAGCCGCGTAAAAACAACGGCGGCGGTGGCGGCGGCAATCCCAACGACCGCCTGCGCAAGCTGGAAAAGCCCAAGCCCGTGCGCGAGAACGTGAAGCTGTAG
- a CDS encoding alpha/beta fold hydrolase, producing MSNDPAHYAWRRAKSRLGSGAWLTLLTAVVALAVGGGRPVQAEDDKEKPKPPKKEVTLSAEDGMGLKATFWPGTNGKESVPVILLHGYGGSRHDFSALGDYLQEEGFAVLAVDLRGHGESTLVPDANRPLLAADMPQAAFSGMLADVEAANKFLIAKNNAGELNIDKLCMVGADMGAVLAVNWAIEDWNWPPLAIGKQGQDVKAIVMLSPPERFKSLRMIEAYNDRAVRSRIAFYIAVGNQDPTAMRDATKIHKTLKKFHPQPIKVEDQDLFFDHRIPTRLQGTKLLGKDFKDFGLMSNIAEFFDERAAKQPYAWQERKLP from the coding sequence ATGTCCAACGATCCAGCTCACTATGCCTGGCGCCGCGCGAAAAGCCGTTTGGGATCGGGCGCATGGCTGACGTTGTTGACGGCCGTGGTCGCGCTGGCCGTCGGGGGCGGGCGGCCGGTTCAAGCCGAGGACGACAAGGAAAAGCCGAAGCCCCCCAAGAAAGAGGTCACCCTCTCGGCGGAAGACGGGATGGGCCTGAAGGCCACCTTCTGGCCGGGGACCAATGGCAAGGAAAGCGTGCCGGTGATCTTGCTGCATGGGTATGGCGGCTCGCGGCACGACTTTAGTGCCTTGGGCGATTATCTGCAGGAAGAGGGGTTTGCCGTGCTGGCCGTCGACCTTCGCGGCCACGGCGAAAGCACGCTGGTGCCCGATGCGAACCGGCCGCTGCTGGCCGCGGACATGCCACAGGCGGCATTCAGCGGCATGCTCGCTGATGTCGAAGCGGCCAATAAGTTCCTGATCGCCAAGAACAACGCCGGCGAGCTGAACATCGACAAACTGTGCATGGTCGGCGCGGATATGGGCGCTGTCCTGGCCGTGAACTGGGCGATCGAGGATTGGAATTGGCCCCCCTTGGCCATCGGCAAGCAAGGCCAGGATGTGAAGGCGATCGTGATGCTATCACCGCCGGAAAGGTTCAAATCGCTGCGGATGATCGAGGCGTACAACGACCGCGCGGTGCGTTCCCGCATCGCCTTTTACATCGCCGTGGGAAATCAGGATCCGACCGCGATGCGCGACGCGACCAAGATCCACAAGACACTCAAGAAATTTCACCCGCAGCCAATCAAGGTCGAGGATCAAGATCTGTTCTTCGACCATCGCATTCCCACCCGGTTGCAGGGAACGAAATTGCTGGGCAAGGACTTCAAGGACTTCGGTCTGATGAGCAACATCGCCGAGTTTTTCGACGAGCGGGCCGCCAAGCAGCCCTACGCCTGGCAGGAGCGCAAGCTGCCATAG
- a CDS encoding LysM peptidoglycan-binding domain-containing protein, with translation MAVVVVVGVTAAFLFRKPAAPAGADAATTPTNATGRLETAQPVDKPAPVSHLTGRIDPPDAANAERGTVAPATSDRGFGLSTMPPAGGYSALRPLNDEQTPGAGNTAATPDVAPGAGFNELRRHKIVDGDTLSGLAVRYLGSADRYREIFELNKDILGNPDLLPIGTELKIPALGSKVSTPGSINNRPMVPVPPRGSPAVALPGG, from the coding sequence GTGGCCGTCGTCGTCGTCGTGGGCGTAACAGCGGCTTTCCTGTTTCGCAAACCTGCGGCGCCTGCCGGCGCCGACGCCGCCACGACTCCGACGAACGCCACGGGCAGGCTCGAAACGGCACAACCCGTCGACAAGCCGGCGCCTGTGTCTCATCTGACCGGGCGGATCGATCCGCCAGACGCAGCGAACGCCGAGCGCGGAACGGTCGCGCCGGCGACGAGTGATCGCGGCTTTGGCCTTTCGACGATGCCGCCCGCCGGTGGCTATTCGGCGCTGCGTCCGTTGAATGACGAACAGACGCCGGGCGCCGGCAACACCGCGGCGACGCCGGATGTCGCGCCCGGCGCGGGTTTCAACGAGTTGCGCCGGCACAAGATTGTCGACGGCGACACCCTCTCGGGGCTCGCGGTGCGCTACCTGGGGAGCGCGGATCGGTATCGCGAGATCTTCGAACTAAACAAGGACATCCTCGGCAATCCCGATCTACTGCCCATCGGTACCGAGCTAAAAATCCCAGCGCTGGGATCGAAGGTCTCGACGCCGGGCAGCATCAACAATCGTCCGATGGTACCCGTCCCGCCGCGCGGCAGTCCGGCTGTCGCATTGCCCGGTGGCTGA
- the secD gene encoding protein translocase subunit SecD — MNSDNIELLLVLLGVFLVPLVLGHYISKAVRMPEQAWRIATVLFSTFAALAVTWYGWPPKLGIDLSGGSILVYEVDEQVKEPGTSVDMEKLVQAVTKRVNPGGVREVTIRPYGINQIEIIIPKAEEDELERIKNKISSTGMLEFRITANERDHANLIELAKQLDPATKPLVTENSDGSSELVAKWVPVHRKEDSYFSDPRSGFISRKTDKGDLEVLVAIDPQNVTGQYLRSAAAGVGMRGPKVDFRFDSTGSKLFGRLTSDNLPEGVQGFHRHLAILLDGYLYSAPQINEPIFESGEINGNFTTAETEDLASVLTAGSLPTALRKEPSSSLLTGATLGADTIQKGVYSMLVATTAVIIFMVIYYRFAGVVANIALLLNVLLIVAFMIMFNAAFTLSGLAGLALTVGMAVDANVLIYERMREELTRGATLRMAIRNGFEKATTTIIDANVTTLISAVVLYIMGTDQVKGFAVTLILGIVMNLFTAIFVSRVFFDIAEKTRFIKDLKMLHILSNPNFDFIGKRRIAIAISLMIIAIGMVGVVQRGKGLLDIDFTGGVSVQTLFDEPIDIAEVRDQIDNVRDELPDATVQDVRIAHETPGKRFVINTSNPKIEDVEAKLSEIFKGKLVVNHIEVARLDAIPAAANAAPADKKAAPAAETTPAETTAPAKATPEGGNGAQHRIRGGDELLLAMADVTAQDAATQEPPETEAAKSEPAAAPPKEDALSATKAEEQPAKAATPADTAAAAETPAKATGPALPAATGTATAVEPALASTRFAGGSEADITSSIPISHDRLLDLLQKAVATEAGAKNAIFSLDTPGYEPGSDASFEKWHVRTTLPADAARTLLTHVNNELSEQPYFPASSNIGAAVAAATQQQAAVAMFASLVLILAYIWFRFSQVMFGVAGVIAVVHDVLVTLGALALSTWLARIPGLEFLLIEPFKISLPIIAAFLTIIGYSLNDTIVIFDRIREMRGKSPLISVQLANAAINQTLSRTILTSLTVFIVVLILYIVGGEGIHGFAFALVVGVVAGSYSTIYIATPIVLWMNREELAHSKPALAESGVAQQT; from the coding sequence ATGAACTCGGACAACATCGAACTGTTGTTGGTGCTGTTGGGCGTGTTCCTGGTGCCACTCGTGCTGGGACATTACATCAGCAAAGCCGTACGCATGCCGGAGCAGGCATGGCGTATTGCAACCGTATTGTTTTCCACGTTTGCCGCCTTGGCGGTCACCTGGTACGGCTGGCCGCCGAAGCTCGGCATCGATCTGTCGGGCGGGTCGATCCTGGTCTATGAAGTCGACGAGCAGGTCAAGGAACCCGGCACCAGCGTCGACATGGAAAAGTTGGTGCAGGCCGTCACCAAGCGCGTCAATCCCGGCGGGGTCCGCGAAGTCACGATTCGCCCTTACGGCATCAACCAGATCGAAATCATCATTCCCAAGGCTGAAGAAGATGAGCTGGAGCGCATCAAGAACAAAATCAGCTCGACCGGCATGTTGGAATTCCGCATCACGGCCAACGAGCGCGATCACGCCAACTTGATCGAGCTGGCCAAGCAGTTGGACCCCGCAACCAAGCCGCTGGTGACCGAAAACAGCGACGGCTCGAGCGAGCTTGTGGCCAAGTGGGTACCGGTGCATCGCAAGGAGGACAGCTACTTTTCCGATCCCCGTTCCGGTTTTATCTCGCGCAAGACCGACAAGGGCGACCTGGAAGTGCTCGTGGCCATCGATCCGCAGAACGTTACCGGCCAGTACCTGCGCAGCGCCGCCGCCGGCGTCGGCATGCGCGGGCCGAAGGTGGACTTCCGATTCGATTCGACCGGCTCGAAGCTCTTCGGCCGCTTGACCAGCGACAACCTGCCCGAGGGCGTACAGGGTTTTCACCGTCATCTGGCGATCCTTCTCGACGGATATCTTTATTCCGCGCCACAAATCAACGAGCCGATCTTCGAGAGCGGCGAAATCAACGGCAACTTCACGACGGCCGAAACCGAAGACCTGGCCAGCGTGCTGACCGCCGGCAGCCTGCCCACCGCTTTGCGCAAAGAGCCCAGCAGCAGCCTGCTCACCGGGGCCACGCTCGGAGCCGACACGATTCAAAAGGGCGTCTACTCGATGCTCGTGGCCACGACGGCCGTGATCATTTTCATGGTCATCTACTATCGCTTCGCGGGCGTGGTGGCGAATATCGCGCTGTTGTTGAACGTGCTGTTGATCGTGGCCTTCATGATCATGTTCAACGCGGCATTTACTCTTTCCGGCCTGGCCGGTCTCGCCCTAACGGTCGGTATGGCCGTCGATGCGAACGTGCTGATTTACGAGCGCATGCGCGAGGAGCTAACGCGCGGGGCCACCTTGCGGATGGCCATTCGCAACGGCTTTGAAAAGGCTACGACCACGATCATCGATGCCAATGTTACCACGCTGATTTCCGCCGTCGTGCTGTACATCATGGGAACCGACCAGGTGAAAGGCTTCGCCGTCACTTTGATCCTGGGCATCGTGATGAACCTTTTCACGGCGATCTTCGTGTCGCGCGTATTCTTCGACATTGCCGAGAAGACGCGCTTCATCAAGGACCTGAAGATGCTGCACATCCTCAGCAATCCGAACTTCGACTTCATTGGCAAACGCCGGATCGCCATCGCCATTTCCTTGATGATTATCGCCATCGGCATGGTGGGCGTCGTGCAGCGCGGCAAGGGACTCTTGGACATCGATTTCACCGGCGGCGTCTCGGTGCAGACGTTGTTCGACGAACCGATCGACATCGCCGAGGTACGCGACCAGATCGACAACGTCCGCGACGAATTGCCGGATGCCACCGTACAAGACGTGCGAATTGCACACGAAACGCCGGGCAAGCGCTTCGTGATCAACACGTCGAATCCCAAGATCGAGGACGTCGAAGCCAAGCTGAGCGAAATCTTCAAGGGAAAACTCGTCGTCAATCATATTGAAGTCGCCAGGCTGGACGCGATTCCTGCTGCCGCCAATGCAGCGCCGGCCGACAAGAAGGCGGCGCCCGCCGCTGAAACGACACCGGCCGAGACGACAGCTCCGGCGAAGGCAACGCCCGAGGGAGGAAACGGCGCGCAGCATCGCATCCGCGGCGGCGACGAGTTGCTACTGGCAATGGCCGACGTGACGGCACAGGACGCCGCTACCCAAGAGCCCCCTGAGACGGAGGCGGCCAAGAGCGAACCCGCCGCCGCCCCGCCCAAGGAAGACGCCCTATCAGCGACGAAGGCCGAGGAACAACCGGCCAAGGCGGCCACGCCGGCGGATACGGCAGCCGCGGCCGAGACCCCTGCGAAAGCCACGGGCCCTGCTCTGCCGGCGGCAACGGGCACGGCGACGGCCGTTGAACCGGCCTTAGCCTCGACGCGATTTGCCGGCGGATCGGAAGCGGATATCACGTCTTCGATACCGATCAGTCACGACCGGCTGCTCGACTTGTTGCAAAAGGCGGTGGCAACGGAAGCCGGCGCGAAGAACGCGATCTTCTCGCTTGACACCCCCGGATACGAGCCTGGCAGCGACGCCAGTTTCGAGAAGTGGCACGTGCGCACCACGCTGCCGGCCGACGCTGCCCGCACGCTGCTTACGCACGTCAACAACGAACTGTCGGAGCAACCCTATTTCCCGGCGTCGAGCAATATTGGCGCCGCGGTCGCCGCGGCCACCCAGCAGCAGGCCGCCGTGGCGATGTTCGCCAGCCTGGTGCTGATCCTGGCCTACATCTGGTTCCGGTTTTCGCAGGTCATGTTCGGCGTGGCCGGGGTCATCGCGGTCGTACACGACGTGCTAGTCACCCTGGGCGCCTTGGCCCTCAGCACCTGGTTAGCACGGATTCCGGGGTTGGAATTCTTGTTGATCGAGCCCTTCAAGATCAGCCTGCCGATCATTGCCGCCTTCTTGACGATTATCGGCTACTCGCTGAACGACACGATCGTGATCTTCGACCGCATTCGCGAGATGCGCGGTAAGAGCCCGCTCATCTCCGTCCAGTTAGCGAATGCCGCGATCAATCAAACCCTCAGCCGGACGATTCTCACGTCGTTAACGGTGTTTATCGTCGTGTTGATCCTGTACATCGTGGGTGGTGAAGGCATCCATGGCTTTGCCTTCGCGCTGGTGGTAGGCGTCGTGGCCGGGTCTTACAGCACGATCTACATTGCCACCCCCATCGTGCTGTGGATGAACCGCGAAGAACTGGCGCATTCCAAGCCGGCGCTCGCTGAATCGGGCGTGGCTCAGCAAACCTAA
- the yajC gene encoding preprotein translocase subunit YajC has product MTWLRVGEWTVLAEGAANPQGPSPVFMLMPVLFMVVLYFLIVQRPQRREQAERQAMLTNLKKNDHVLLTSGIFGVVTNIRPDADEVTVRVDESSNTKLRVTRASVARVIVDEPAGSAESGAAG; this is encoded by the coding sequence GTGACTTGGTTGCGTGTGGGCGAATGGACCGTGCTGGCCGAGGGGGCTGCGAATCCGCAGGGCCCGTCCCCCGTGTTCATGTTGATGCCCGTGCTATTCATGGTCGTGCTGTACTTTTTGATCGTGCAGCGACCGCAACGGCGCGAGCAGGCCGAACGGCAAGCGATGCTTACGAATCTCAAGAAGAACGATCACGTTCTCTTGACGAGCGGTATTTTTGGCGTGGTGACGAACATCCGCCCCGATGCCGACGAGGTTACGGTGCGCGTCGACGAATCGTCGAACACGAAGCTGCGCGTGACCCGCGCCAGCGTGGCACGCGTCATCGTCGACGAGCCGGCCGGCAGCGCGGAGAGTGGCGCGGCGGGGTGA